One region of Jatrophihabitans sp. genomic DNA includes:
- a CDS encoding NAD(P)-dependent oxidoreductase: protein MTVLITGSGGKIGRSLATLLSELGWQLRGFDRQPATGPVEQVHGDITDPHALDRAMAGVQAVVHLAGQSTEAPWPVIREANIEGAYQVFEAARRAGVRRVVYASSNHAVGFTPRQPSAAGSHEFPDGGPAADLAADTPARPDTLYGVSKVFGEALGRYYVDRYGMQVACLRIGTFDDTPPDARAMATWLSPRDCARLVDACLRTDRLGFALVWGVSANRDRWWSLDAGHALGYQPLDDASGLRFDPRQAADAAELVGGGFTDPSFGIDEVLQRLRQES, encoded by the coding sequence GTGACCGTCCTGATCACCGGCTCGGGCGGCAAGATCGGCCGCTCGTTGGCGACGCTGCTGTCGGAGCTGGGCTGGCAGCTCAGGGGCTTCGACCGGCAGCCGGCGACCGGACCGGTCGAGCAGGTCCACGGCGACATCACCGACCCGCACGCGCTGGACCGGGCGATGGCCGGGGTGCAGGCCGTCGTCCACCTGGCCGGCCAGTCCACCGAGGCGCCCTGGCCGGTGATCCGCGAGGCCAACATCGAGGGCGCCTACCAGGTGTTCGAGGCGGCCCGGCGGGCCGGCGTCCGGCGGGTCGTCTACGCCTCGTCCAACCATGCGGTCGGTTTCACGCCGCGGCAGCCGAGCGCCGCCGGCTCGCACGAGTTCCCGGACGGCGGCCCCGCGGCCGACCTGGCCGCCGACACCCCGGCCCGGCCCGACACCCTGTACGGGGTCAGCAAGGTGTTCGGCGAGGCGCTCGGGCGCTACTACGTTGACCGCTACGGCATGCAGGTCGCCTGCCTGCGGATCGGCACCTTCGACGACACCCCGCCCGACGCCCGGGCGATGGCCACCTGGCTGTCACCGCGGGACTGCGCCAGGCTGGTGGACGCGTGCCTGCGCACCGACCGGTTGGGCTTCGCGCTGGTGTGGGGGGTCTCGGCGAACCGGGACCGGTGGTGGTCCCTCGACGCCGGGCACGCGCTGGGCTACCAGCCGCTGGACGACGCCAGCGGGTTGCGATTCGATCCGCGGCAGGCCGCGGACGCCGCCGAGCTGGTCGGCGGCGGTTTCACCGATCCGTCCTTCGGCATCGACGAGGTGCTCCAGCGCCTGCGGCAGGAGTCCTGA
- the scpA gene encoding methylmalonyl-CoA mutase — protein MIPDFGELSLGRPAPAEPGQPNQADRPNPLNPPGDGTAGGWSTPEGIEVAELYTAADLAGLDFLDTYPGIAPFLRGPYPTMYVNQPWTIRQYAGFSTAAESNAFYRRNLAAGQKGLSVAFDLPTHRGYDSDNPRVVGDVGMAGVAIDSIYDMRELFSGIPLDRMSVSMTMNGAVLPVLALFVVAAEEQGVAPEQLTGTIQNDILKEFMVRNTYIYPPVPSMTIISDIFAYTAARMPRYNSISISGYHIQEAGATADLELAYTLADGVEYLRAGLAAGMDIDAFAPRLSFFWGIGMNFFMEVAKLRAARLLWAKLVGEFKPASQKSLAMRAHCQTSGWSLTAQDVFNNAVRTCVEAMAATQGHTQSLHTNALDEALALPTDFSARIARNTQLLLQQESGTTRVIDPWGGSAYVEKLTYDLARRAWSHLEEVEKAGGMAAAIEEGLPKLRIEEAAARTQARIDSGRQPVIGVNKYRVETDEKIDVLKIDNAGVRASQSEKLLRLKAERDPRACRQALDALTRAAAAIAEGSRPAGLEQNLLALAIDAARAKATVGEISDALEVVFGRHAGQIRTISGVYGAEAEQEGRVTSIEQARAATDRFEAEHGRRPRILVAKMGQDGHDRGQKVIATAFADLGFDVDVGPLFQTPAEVARQAIEADVHVVGVNSLAAGHLTLVPALRDELAAFGRSDILIVVGGVIPEQDFDELRAAGAAAIFPPGTVIATAALQLLEVLTTQPGAG, from the coding sequence GTGATTCCCGACTTCGGCGAGCTGTCGCTGGGCCGGCCGGCGCCCGCAGAGCCGGGGCAGCCGAACCAGGCGGACCGGCCGAACCCGCTGAACCCGCCGGGGGACGGGACAGCCGGCGGCTGGAGCACCCCGGAGGGCATCGAGGTGGCTGAGCTCTACACCGCCGCCGACCTCGCGGGCCTGGACTTTCTCGACACCTATCCGGGCATCGCGCCGTTCCTGCGCGGGCCCTACCCCACCATGTATGTCAACCAGCCCTGGACCATCCGGCAGTACGCCGGGTTCTCCACCGCCGCCGAGTCCAACGCCTTCTACCGGCGCAACCTGGCCGCCGGTCAGAAGGGCTTGTCGGTCGCCTTCGACCTGCCCACCCACCGGGGTTATGACAGCGACAACCCACGGGTGGTCGGCGACGTCGGGATGGCCGGGGTGGCGATCGACTCGATCTATGACATGCGCGAGCTGTTCAGCGGCATCCCGCTGGACCGGATGAGCGTGTCGATGACCATGAACGGCGCGGTGCTGCCGGTGCTGGCGCTGTTCGTGGTGGCCGCCGAGGAGCAGGGGGTGGCGCCCGAGCAGCTGACCGGCACCATCCAGAACGACATCCTCAAAGAGTTCATGGTGCGCAACACCTACATCTACCCACCGGTCCCGTCGATGACGATCATCAGCGACATCTTCGCCTACACCGCGGCGCGGATGCCCCGCTACAACTCCATCTCGATCTCGGGCTATCACATCCAGGAGGCCGGTGCGACGGCCGATCTGGAGCTGGCCTACACCCTGGCCGACGGCGTGGAGTACCTGCGCGCGGGGCTGGCGGCCGGCATGGACATCGACGCCTTCGCGCCCCGGCTGTCGTTCTTCTGGGGCATCGGCATGAACTTCTTCATGGAGGTCGCCAAGCTGCGCGCGGCCCGGCTGCTGTGGGCCAAGCTGGTCGGTGAGTTCAAGCCGGCGAGCCAGAAGTCGCTGGCGATGCGGGCGCACTGCCAGACCTCGGGCTGGTCGCTGACTGCCCAGGACGTCTTCAACAACGCGGTGCGCACCTGCGTCGAGGCGATGGCCGCGACCCAGGGCCACACCCAGTCGCTGCACACCAACGCCCTGGACGAGGCGCTGGCGTTGCCCACCGACTTCTCGGCCCGGATCGCCCGCAACACCCAGTTGCTGCTGCAGCAGGAGTCCGGGACCACCCGGGTGATCGACCCGTGGGGCGGCAGCGCCTACGTCGAGAAGCTGACCTATGACCTGGCCCGGCGCGCCTGGTCTCACCTTGAAGAGGTCGAGAAGGCCGGTGGGATGGCCGCCGCGATCGAGGAGGGCCTGCCCAAGCTGCGCATCGAGGAGGCCGCCGCCCGCACCCAGGCCAGGATCGACTCGGGCCGCCAGCCGGTCATCGGGGTGAACAAGTACCGCGTCGAGACGGACGAGAAGATCGACGTCCTGAAGATCGACAACGCCGGGGTGCGGGCGTCCCAGAGTGAGAAACTGCTGCGCCTGAAGGCCGAACGCGATCCGCGGGCTTGCCGGCAGGCGCTGGACGCGCTGACCCGGGCGGCCGCGGCGATAGCCGAGGGCAGCCGGCCGGCCGGCCTGGAGCAGAATCTGCTGGCGCTGGCGATCGACGCTGCCCGGGCCAAGGCCACCGTGGGCGAGATCTCCGACGCGCTGGAGGTGGTCTTCGGCCGGCATGCCGGGCAGATCAGGACGATCTCCGGGGTGTACGGCGCGGAGGCCGAACAGGAGGGCAGGGTGACCTCGATCGAGCAGGCCCGGGCGGCCACCGACCGGTTCGAGGCCGAGCACGGCCGCCGGCCGCGGATCCTGGTCGCGAAGATGGGCCAGGACGGGCATGACCGCGGCCAGAAGGTGATCGCCACTGCCTTCGCCGACCTCGGTTTCGACGTCGACGTCGGGCCGCTGTTCCAGACCCCGGCCGAGGTGGCCCGGCAGGCGATCGAGGCCGATGTGCACGTGGTGGGTGTCAATTCCCTGGCCGCCGGTCACCTCACCCTGGTGCCGGCGCTGCGCGACGAGCTGGCCGCGTTCGGCCGTTCCGACATCCTGATCGTGGTGGGCGGGGTGATCCCGGAGCAGGACTTCGACGAGCTGCGGGCGGCGGGCGCGGCGGCGATCTTCCCGCCCGGCACCGTGATCGCGACGGCCGCGCTGCAGTTGCTCGAGGTGCTCACCACTCAGCCCGGCGCCGGCTGA
- the meaB gene encoding methylmalonyl Co-A mutase-associated GTPase MeaB translates to MDVGVLDVGALSDGVLAGDRAAIARAITLVESRRPDHRAQAQQLLARLLPHTGSAQRVGVTGVPGAGKSTFIDTLGSNLTAAGHRVAVLAVDPSSARSGGSILGDKTRMTRLAADDSAFVRPSPSSGTLGGVAKATRETMLVMEAAGYDVVLVETVGVGQSEFVVADMVDTFVLLTLARTGDQLQGMKRGILEIADVIAVNKADGEHLDTSQRAARELSSALRLLRGAEGQWQAPVLTCSGLHNSGLDQVWKHVQRHRDTLLADGGFEAKRRRQLVEWTRSMVRDRLLEQLRTPAARELAEAAERAVLAGELTAEQAAEQILAGLRDSP, encoded by the coding sequence GTGGATGTCGGGGTCCTGGACGTTGGAGCGTTGAGCGACGGCGTGCTGGCCGGTGACCGGGCCGCCATCGCACGCGCCATCACCCTGGTCGAGTCCCGCCGGCCCGATCATCGGGCTCAGGCTCAGCAGCTGCTGGCCCGGTTGCTGCCGCACACCGGCTCGGCGCAGCGGGTCGGCGTCACCGGGGTGCCCGGGGCCGGCAAGTCCACCTTCATCGACACCCTGGGCAGCAATCTGACGGCGGCCGGCCACCGGGTGGCGGTGCTGGCGGTGGATCCGTCCTCGGCGCGCAGCGGGGGCAGCATCCTGGGCGACAAGACCCGGATGACCCGGCTGGCCGCGGACGACAGCGCGTTCGTGCGGCCCTCGCCGAGTTCGGGCACGCTCGGCGGGGTGGCCAAGGCGACCCGCGAGACGATGCTGGTGATGGAGGCGGCGGGCTATGACGTGGTGCTGGTCGAGACGGTCGGCGTCGGCCAGTCGGAGTTCGTGGTGGCCGACATGGTCGACACCTTCGTGTTGCTGACCCTGGCCCGCACCGGCGATCAGCTTCAGGGCATGAAACGCGGGATCCTCGAGATCGCCGATGTGATCGCGGTCAACAAGGCCGACGGCGAGCACCTGGACACCTCGCAGCGGGCGGCCCGCGAGCTGTCCTCGGCGCTGCGGTTGCTCCGCGGCGCCGAAGGGCAGTGGCAGGCGCCGGTGCTGACCTGCAGCGGGTTGCACAACAGCGGCCTGGACCAGGTGTGGAAGCACGTGCAGCGTCATCGCGACACGCTGCTGGCTGACGGTGGGTTCGAGGCCAAGCGGCGCCGCCAGCTGGTGGAGTGGACCAGGTCGATGGTGCGCGACCGGCTGCTGGAGCAGCTGCGGACCCCGGCCGCGCGCGAGCTGGCCGAGGCCGCCGAACGGGCGGTGCTGGCCGGCGAGTTGACCGCCGAGCAGGCGGCCGAGCAGATCCTGGCCGGTCTGCGAGACAGCCCGTGA
- a CDS encoding VOC family protein: MTALARFKELVVDAVDVETSARFWSAALGLTLRREDSDVWLDGPSVGHGVCFNTVPEPKTVKNRVHLDVHTGSLAELTAAGAVIIEPAGPGRAWTVMTDPDGQEFCAFVRDEVPEYRLYELVIDCAEPEPLARWWASVLGGELESDEDGDWGLSRVPGVPFEYLVFGRVPEPKTIKNRVHWDVEVADPQLLIDAGATLLRPRGGDLGWHVLADPAGNEFCAFERTAEEDAPA, encoded by the coding sequence GTGACGGCGTTGGCGCGGTTCAAGGAGCTGGTGGTCGACGCCGTCGACGTCGAGACGTCGGCCCGGTTCTGGTCCGCGGCACTCGGCCTGACCCTGCGGCGCGAGGACTCCGACGTCTGGCTGGACGGCCCGTCGGTCGGCCATGGCGTGTGCTTTAACACGGTGCCCGAGCCCAAGACCGTCAAGAACCGGGTGCACCTCGACGTCCACACCGGCTCACTGGCCGAGCTCACCGCCGCCGGCGCGGTGATCATCGAGCCGGCCGGCCCAGGCCGGGCGTGGACCGTCATGACCGACCCGGACGGCCAGGAGTTCTGCGCGTTCGTCCGCGACGAGGTGCCCGAGTACCGGTTGTACGAGCTGGTGATCGACTGCGCCGAGCCGGAGCCGCTGGCCCGCTGGTGGGCCTCGGTGCTGGGCGGTGAGCTGGAGTCCGACGAGGATGGTGACTGGGGGCTGAGCCGGGTGCCGGGCGTTCCGTTCGAGTACCTGGTCTTCGGCCGGGTTCCCGAGCCGAAGACGATCAAGAACCGGGTGCACTGGGACGTCGAGGTGGCCGACCCGCAGCTGCTGATCGACGCCGGCGCCACCCTGCTGCGCCCGCGCGGCGGTGACCTTGGCTGGCACGTGCTGGCCGATCCGGCCGGTAACGAGTTCTGCGCCTTCGAGCGGACTGCTGAGGAGGACGCGCCGGCCTGA
- a CDS encoding phospho-sugar mutase, whose product MSAVVVPQQLADQVTGWIADEPDPDAAAELRALLDRARDGDPAALAELGDRFAGPLTFGTAGLRGPLRAGPNGMNTAVVRQAAAGLAAQLTASGRGGGIVVIGYDGRHGSRSFATDSAAILAAAGFDVRLLPRLLPTPLLAFAVNHFGAVAGVMVTASHNPPQDNGYKVYAHDGAQIVPPMDAEIEAAIRAVGPVREIAMSTGYRTLDESVVQAYVAAVANLARPGTPRELRVVHTSLHGVGAPVVRAVFAAAGFSTPNEVSEQAEPDPDFPTVSFPNPEEPGAMDLALALAGDCQADLIIANDPDADRCAVGALFPAVADRPAGWRMLRGDELGVLLADCLLRRGVRGTYATTIVSSTMLAAMAAKHGVGFAETLTGFKWISRAAPDLVYGYEEALGYAVAPERVRDKDGISAALLIAELAAGLKAEGSSLPRRLAELAAEYGLHATSQLSWRVTDLGLIAAAMSRLRAAPPSRLLGRPVSVSDLAPDNDVVILRFEGGRVVVRPSGTEPKCKAYLELVMPIGEPELPTGAEPELPTGAEPAAGAEPAGDDRLMAAVAAAEQRATAELAALAAEVTRALGMAGD is encoded by the coding sequence ATGAGCGCCGTGGTCGTCCCCCAGCAGCTCGCCGACCAGGTCACCGGCTGGATCGCCGACGAGCCCGACCCGGACGCCGCCGCCGAGCTGCGGGCGCTGCTGGACCGGGCGCGCGACGGTGACCCGGCCGCGCTGGCCGAGCTCGGCGACCGGTTCGCCGGGCCGCTGACCTTCGGCACCGCCGGCCTGCGCGGGCCACTGCGGGCCGGCCCGAACGGCATGAACACCGCTGTGGTGCGGCAGGCGGCGGCCGGGCTGGCGGCCCAGCTCACCGCGTCCGGACGGGGCGGCGGCATCGTGGTGATCGGCTATGACGGCCGGCACGGCTCGCGGTCCTTCGCCACCGACTCCGCGGCGATCCTGGCCGCGGCCGGCTTCGACGTCCGGCTGCTGCCCCGGCTGCTGCCGACCCCGCTGCTGGCCTTCGCGGTCAACCACTTCGGCGCGGTGGCCGGGGTGATGGTCACCGCCTCGCACAACCCGCCGCAGGACAACGGCTACAAGGTCTACGCCCACGACGGCGCGCAGATCGTGCCGCCGATGGACGCCGAGATCGAGGCCGCGATCCGGGCCGTCGGGCCGGTGCGCGAGATCGCGATGTCGACCGGTTACCGGACGCTGGACGAGTCGGTGGTCCAGGCCTACGTGGCGGCGGTGGCGAATCTGGCGCGGCCCGGCACCCCCCGCGAGCTGCGGGTGGTGCACACCTCCCTGCACGGAGTCGGCGCCCCGGTCGTCCGGGCGGTGTTCGCCGCGGCCGGCTTCAGCACGCCGAACGAGGTCAGCGAGCAGGCCGAGCCCGATCCGGACTTTCCGACGGTGAGCTTTCCCAACCCGGAGGAGCCCGGGGCGATGGACCTGGCGTTGGCGCTGGCCGGGGACTGCCAGGCCGACCTGATCATCGCCAACGACCCGGACGCCGACCGGTGCGCGGTGGGCGCGCTGTTCCCGGCGGTCGCTGACCGTCCGGCGGGCTGGCGGATGCTGCGCGGCGACGAGCTGGGCGTGCTGCTGGCGGACTGCCTGCTGCGCCGCGGCGTCCGCGGCACCTACGCCACCACCATCGTCTCCTCGACGATGCTGGCGGCGATGGCGGCCAAGCACGGGGTGGGCTTCGCCGAGACGCTCACCGGGTTCAAGTGGATCTCGCGCGCCGCGCCGGACCTGGTGTACGGCTATGAGGAAGCGCTGGGCTACGCGGTCGCGCCGGAGCGGGTGCGTGACAAGGACGGCATCTCGGCGGCGCTGCTGATCGCCGAGCTGGCGGCCGGTCTCAAGGCCGAGGGCTCGTCGCTGCCCCGGCGGCTGGCCGAGCTGGCCGCCGAATACGGACTGCATGCCACCAGCCAGCTGTCCTGGCGGGTCACCGACCTCGGCCTGATCGCCGCGGCGATGAGCCGGTTGCGAGCCGCTCCCCCCAGCCGGCTGCTGGGCCGGCCGGTCAGCGTGAGCGACCTGGCGCCGGACAACGACGTGGTGATCCTGCGCTTCGAGGGCGGCCGGGTGGTGGTGCGGCCCTCGGGCACCGAGCCCAAGTGCAAGGCCTACCTGGAACTTGTGATGCCCATCGGTGAACCGGAGCTGCCGACCGGCGCTGAGCCGGAGCTGCCGACCGGCGCTGAGCCGGCGGCCGGCGCTGAGCCGGCGGGTGACGACCGGCTGATGGCGGCCGTCGCGGCGGCCGAGCAGCGAGCCACTGCCGAGCTGGCCGCGCTGGCGGCCGAGGTGACCCGGGCCCTCGGGATGGCCGGCGACTAG
- a CDS encoding purine-nucleoside phosphorylase, protein MTETEIETGDSAGGRQPRQPDVHSADPGQLAAEAARELAVRTGAQRHDLALVLGSGWLPAVTALSERATADEEFASTELPGFLPTAVAGHAGTIRSLALDGKRVLIFSGRTHFYEGRGVAAVVHGVRVAAAAGCAVTVLTNGCGGLRADMRVGDPVLISDHLNLTATSPLVGPRFVDLTDLYSPRLRALMREIDPSLAEGVYAQFPGPHYETPAEVRMARVLGADLVGMSTALEAIAARAEGSEVLGISLVTNLAAGMTGQPLNHEEVLAAGKAAAVRAGGLLGELIGRL, encoded by the coding sequence GTGACTGAGACCGAGATCGAGACCGGAGATTCGGCCGGCGGCCGGCAGCCGCGGCAGCCCGACGTCCACTCGGCCGACCCGGGGCAGCTGGCCGCCGAGGCGGCCCGGGAACTGGCCGTCCGGACCGGCGCGCAGCGCCATGACCTGGCTCTGGTGCTCGGCTCCGGGTGGCTGCCGGCGGTGACTGCGCTCAGCGAGCGCGCCACCGCCGATGAGGAGTTCGCCAGCACCGAGCTGCCCGGCTTCCTGCCGACGGCGGTCGCCGGGCACGCCGGCACGATCCGGTCGCTGGCCCTGGACGGCAAGCGGGTCCTGATCTTCTCCGGGCGCACCCACTTCTACGAGGGCCGGGGGGTGGCGGCGGTGGTGCACGGCGTGCGGGTGGCCGCGGCCGCCGGCTGCGCGGTCACGGTGCTGACCAACGGCTGCGGCGGGCTGCGCGCCGACATGCGGGTGGGTGATCCGGTGCTGATCTCTGACCACCTGAACCTGACCGCCACCTCGCCGCTGGTCGGGCCCCGGTTCGTGGACCTGACCGACCTGTACTCACCGCGGCTGCGAGCCCTGATGCGCGAGATCGACCCGTCGCTGGCCGAGGGGGTGTACGCGCAATTCCCCGGCCCGCACTACGAGACCCCCGCCGAGGTGCGGATGGCCAGGGTGCTGGGCGCTGACCTGGTGGGCATGTCCACCGCGCTGGAGGCGATCGCCGCCCGGGCCGAGGGCTCGGAGGTGCTCGGCATCTCGCTGGTCACCAACCTGGCGGCCGGCATGACCGGGCAGCCGCTGAACCATGAAGAGGTGCTGGCCGCCGGCAAGGCAGCCGCGGTCCGGGCCGGCGGGTTGCTCGGCGAGCTGATCGGCCGGCTGTGA
- a CDS encoding methylmalonyl-CoA mutase subunit beta, producing the protein MTALPDHLALAGDFPAATREQWRSLVAAVLAKSGVNVGEGVGDGGPEDALSYRTYDGLLIAPLYTAADLPEGVGLEAAGLPGEPPFTRGSSARRAGWDVRQRVADPDPAASNRAVLTELAGGASSIWLQLGASSSGVGAPVESLAAVLDGMYLELAPVALDAGAETGAAAEALLRLVSARGLDPAELAGTLGADPIGHAARTGDRPDLSLLPRLAEAAAEFPRLLLSTVDASVYSEAGGSDSDELAISVAVGVAYLRALTQAGLSVDAALARLEFRYAVSADQWASMAKLRAGRRLWGRVAELCGAAAGSPGQRQHAVTAAVTLTRRDPWVNLLRATIGCFAAAVAGAEAITVAPFDSAVGLPDDFGRRIARNTQSILHDESSLARVLDPAGGSWYLESLTEQLAEVAWNKFTAIERAGGAVAALESGELASLLAASWQPRRDNIARRRDPITGVSEFAMPEESLISRRPQPQPPSGGLPRVRYAEPFEALRDRSDARLAATGARPKVFLAAFGPVPARTGRLGFTRNLLAAGGIEAVVGAGEPDELVAEFEASATALAVLCAADPEYAARAEPLATALKSAGAEQVWIAGPPALAAGGAVDAAIHTGCDAVAALRSIFEVLGVPA; encoded by the coding sequence ATGACGGCGCTCCCCGATCACCTCGCGCTGGCCGGTGACTTTCCGGCGGCGACCCGGGAGCAGTGGCGTTCGCTGGTGGCCGCGGTGCTCGCCAAGTCCGGGGTCAACGTCGGCGAGGGCGTGGGCGACGGCGGGCCCGAGGACGCGCTGTCCTACCGCACCTACGACGGCCTGCTGATCGCCCCGCTCTACACCGCCGCCGACCTGCCCGAGGGCGTGGGGCTCGAGGCCGCCGGGCTGCCGGGCGAGCCGCCGTTCACCCGCGGGTCGAGCGCCCGGCGGGCAGGGTGGGACGTCCGGCAGCGGGTCGCCGATCCGGACCCGGCGGCGAGCAACCGGGCGGTGCTGACCGAGCTGGCCGGCGGGGCCTCCTCGATCTGGCTGCAGCTGGGCGCCTCGTCGAGCGGCGTCGGGGCTCCGGTCGAGTCGCTGGCCGCCGTCCTGGACGGGATGTACCTGGAGCTGGCGCCCGTCGCTCTGGACGCCGGGGCCGAGACCGGCGCGGCGGCCGAGGCGCTGCTGCGGCTGGTGAGCGCCCGCGGCCTGGATCCGGCCGAGCTGGCCGGCACGCTGGGCGCGGACCCGATCGGGCACGCCGCGCGCACCGGCGACCGGCCGGACCTCTCCCTTCTCCCGCGGCTGGCCGAGGCCGCCGCGGAGTTTCCCCGGCTGCTGTTGAGCACCGTCGATGCCAGCGTCTACTCCGAGGCCGGCGGCAGCGACTCCGACGAGCTGGCGATCAGCGTCGCCGTCGGGGTGGCCTACCTGCGCGCCCTGACCCAGGCCGGCCTGAGCGTCGACGCGGCCCTGGCGCGGCTGGAGTTCCGCTACGCCGTCAGCGCCGACCAGTGGGCCTCGATGGCCAAGCTCAGGGCCGGCCGCCGGCTCTGGGGCCGGGTGGCCGAGCTGTGCGGCGCGGCGGCGGGCAGCCCGGGCCAGCGCCAGCACGCGGTCACCGCCGCGGTCACGTTGACCCGGCGCGATCCGTGGGTGAACCTGCTGCGGGCCACCATCGGATGCTTCGCGGCGGCCGTCGCCGGCGCCGAGGCGATCACCGTGGCCCCGTTCGACTCCGCGGTCGGGCTGCCCGACGACTTCGGACGCCGGATCGCCCGCAACACCCAGTCGATCCTGCACGACGAGTCCAGCCTGGCCAGGGTGCTCGACCCGGCCGGCGGCTCCTGGTACCTCGAGTCGCTGACCGAGCAACTGGCCGAGGTCGCCTGGAACAAGTTCACCGCGATCGAGCGGGCCGGCGGCGCGGTGGCCGCGCTGGAGTCCGGCGAGCTGGCCTCGCTGCTGGCGGCCAGCTGGCAACCGCGCCGGGACAACATCGCCCGCCGCCGCGATCCGATCACCGGCGTCAGCGAGTTCGCGATGCCCGAGGAGTCTCTGATCAGCCGCCGGCCGCAGCCGCAACCACCGTCCGGTGGGTTGCCCAGGGTGCGGTACGCGGAGCCGTTCGAGGCGCTGCGGGATCGCTCGGACGCCCGACTGGCCGCCACCGGCGCACGGCCGAAGGTGTTCCTGGCCGCGTTCGGCCCGGTCCCCGCGCGCACCGGGCGGCTGGGTTTCACCCGCAACCTGCTGGCAGCCGGCGGCATCGAGGCTGTGGTGGGCGCCGGTGAGCCGGACGAGCTGGTGGCGGAGTTCGAAGCGAGCGCGACGGCGCTGGCGGTGCTGTGCGCCGCCGATCCGGAGTACGCCGCGCGCGCCGAGCCGCTGGCCACCGCGCTGAAGTCCGCCGGCGCGGAGCAGGTCTGGATCGCCGGCCCGCCGGCGCTGGCCGCCGGGGGAGCGGTCGACGCCGCGATCCACACCGGCTGTGACGCGGTCGCCGCCCTGCGCTCGATCTTCGAGGTGCTGGGGGTGCCCGCGTGA